AAACTTGAACCCTTTTCATCTTTATAGACTTCAATTCGGGTTTGGAAAGCCTCTCTAAACTGGGGCATATGAGTTACGGCAAGAATACAGGCAAAATCTGAGGCGATCGCATTTATCGCCCCAACTAATCGATTACAGCCTTCTGCATCCTGTGTACCAAAGCCTTCATCGACAATTAGCATTTGCAAAGATGTACCCGATCTTTGAGCTAGCAGTTTAGCTAAGGCTAACCGCACCGAGAAATTGATCCGAAATGCTTCCCCACCAGAATAGGTTTCATAGGGGCGAGTACCACCAGCATCGGCAATTACTATATCTAGGGTATCGATCAGCTTAGTTTTTTTCTTGGATGTTCCTTTAGAGGCTTTTTGAGTCAAAAACTGGACGTGAAACTGATTACCCGTAAGTCTGGCAAGAATTTGATTGGTTTCAGCTTCTAGTTGAGGCAAAATATTTTCAATGGTCAAAGCCTGAATACCATTTTTACCAAATGCCTGAGTTAATTCTTGATAGATGCGATATTGTTTTTCGTATTCTTTAAGTTGTTTTCCTGTATCTTGATATTGGACTTTTAAATTATCTATTTGAGTTAAAGATTGCTGGAGTCTACCACTACGAGAGATTAATTCATCTAGCTGTTGACGACGTTGATAAATTTGCCGATCTATAGTTTGAATTTCCTGACGATGATCGGCAATAGTTTCTTTTTGAGCCAGGTGTTCTTGCAGTTGTTCGTGGCTATTTTGTCGATCTTGAAGCCTTGTCTGTAATAGTTGCTCTAGTTCAATTAATTTTGCCTGGGTTTGAGGATATTCCTGCTGTGCCTTATGTAATTCCTGATGTTTTAACTGCCAAGATTGCGATTGTCTCAAGGAGGTTAACAGGTTGTGATGGGTAGTGCGATCGTATCCCAACTCTTGGATTTGGCGATCGAGCGAGTCGATCTGCTGTTGGATTGGCGAGTTGATATGTAGCTTTTCTAAACCAGTTTGTAGATCGCCAATTTCTTTGAGTAGTCGTGGCTTCTGCTCATCTAATTTTGCCTGACGCTTTTTGGCATCTTCAATCTTTGCCTGTTTAATTTCTGCCCATCGCAGGCTATTTACTTCTCCTCGAACTAGAGCGTGGGTTTGCTCATCATAATTCAGCGTCTGTAATTCTCCTGCTAAACGCTTAATTTCCGTCTGTAACTCTTCAGCGTAATGACCATTTTGCAGAGATAGCTCTAAATTATCTCTTTCCTCTTGAGTTACTTGCAGCTGATCGTATACGGCTTCGGTGGCTTCAAGTTGCGCTTCTAGTTGTCCAAACTGCTGTTGCAGAGAGTCATAGGGAGAAATTTCTTGTGATATGTCCTGATACTCTTGACGTAGTAGCTGCAATTCGCGATCGCAAGTAGATAATTGTTCTCGAATTACCCAAATTTGTTCTTGAATTTCCTTTTGCTGCTGCTGAGTTTTGCCAACTACCTGATGGCGATGATGTTCATCAAGAGGGCGATCGCACAACGGACAACTAGCTTCGGGGTTATCCAGCATTTCTAGCTTTTGCTTGAGTTCGTGTAACTGTCTTTCATAAATGCGCTGGTTTTCCTGTAGCTTAAAACGAAACTCTTTTCTTTCTGTACCTTTCTCTTCAACTCGCTTTTGATATACTCGTTTTTTATCTAATTCGCCAATCTGAGCATCTACGGTTAATAGTTGGTTGCGCTTTTCGGGAACTTTTTCGATATCTTCGGCTAGCTTTTGGGTTGCATGGTGCAGTTGCTCTAGCCTTGCCGAGAGTTTGGCTTCTTCACGATTAATTTCTCTTTCTAGATCGTTTTTTTGCTTGATTAAAGGAGAAATATATTGCTGCAAGCGATCTAATTCGCTTAGCTGCTGACGAGCTTTTTCTAGCTTGATTAGTGCCGCTTCTACATCCTGAGTTTTCCCCAATACTTTGGTTATTTCTTGTTCCTGCTGTTCGATACTTTCCAAGCGGGTTTGGATCTGGTTAATTTGCAAATTTAGCTGATTTTTGTGTTGGGCAAGCTGTTTTTCTAGTTGCTGTCTTTGCTGCTGTGCTTCTTGATGGGTAGCAAACTTAGCGGATAATTCTTTTTCTAAACTTTGCCAAGCGAGTAGCTGGTTGTAACCCTGGGTAATTTCCGTCTCTTGTTTAATTAAATTATTTAATGATGCTAGTTGTCCTTGAAGAGCATTGATATCCTTGGTAGCGCGATCGCAATCTTGAGCTAAGTTCTGATCTTGCGTCTGTTGAAAAGCTAGTTGTTTTTCCCAAGTCTGTCGCTGATATTCAATTGCTTGAAATTGCTGTAGCTTTTGGCGATCGCAATCTTGTAAAGCTTTTGATTTGGCTAATTCTTGTTGAAGATGTTCTAATTCTGCTGCGATCTCTTTTCTTTTTGCCAGTTCAATTTCTAACGGCTCTAAATTTTGTTTCAGCTGTTCGATCTTGCCCTTATATTCCTTTGCCGTATCTTTGGCTTGACTCGCCAACTGTTCATAGCGATCGAGCTTTAATAGGTCTGCTAATATCTGCTTCCGCTCACTAGGACGACGTAACATAAACTCATCTGCTCTTCCCTGACGCAAATAAGCTGAGTTGGTAAAGGTGTCGTAGTCTAACTTTAAACAGGAAATGATTTCATCCTGGGTAGCCCGCAACCCCTTAGCGGTAATCGATCTGAAATTACCAGCTTTAGTCTCCACCTGAAATTCTAGAGAACTACTTCTACCTCTCGTGCGCGAGCGAATGACGCGATAAATCTGATTATTGCAGCTAAAATCAAAGTCGACACGAAGGTTGTTTGCCCCACCGTTGATTACATCATCTTCAGTCGTCGCACGGCTTTTTCCCCAGATCACCCAGGTAATCGCTTCTAGAAGTGATGATTTCCCCGCACCGTTAGCGCCACAAATACAGGCTGTATGCAGCCCTTGAAAGTTTAAAGTAGCATCTCGATAACTTAAAAAGTTTTTTAGTGTTAGCTGCAACGGAATCATACTTTATGACAACGCCCTCGTATAAAAATAAAGCTTGTTAGTATCTTTGCATTAAGTTTCAGTCTAAAGTTGTAATTTCAGGGATTCCAGCTTTTGATGGCGGTATTTTACAAAAATTAACAAAAATTGTTATCTTAAATAGTGAATTATTCAGATCGTTAAATTCGTTAAATTAACTATAGTGCTAGCAGAGATTAATCCAGCTAACGCCTTAATCGTTGGAGCAAGTCAAGGAATCGGACTAGGATTTGTTCGAGCTTTGTTGCAGCAAGACAATGTTAAAAGTATTTACGCTACCTATCGCAGTCAAGATACGGCGGGTGAATTATTTGATTTAGAACGGCAGTACAGCGATCGCCTAAAATGTTTACAGGTTGATATCACCGCTGAATCTGAGATAGCAGCAGCAATCAAGCAGATTCAAGAGTCGGTCGAGCAGCTACATCTAGCTATTTATTGTGTTGGAGTACTCCACGATCGTAACCTGTCCCCAGAAAAAAGCTTGAGGCAAATTGATGCCGACAAGCTGATCTATTCCTTTCAGGTTAATAGTATCGGGGCGGTATTATTGGCTAAACATTTAATGCCTTTATTTAATAAACGCGATCGCAATATCTTGGCGTGTATCTCAGCTAAAGTCGGCAGCATTGGTGATAATCGCCTTGGTGGCTGGTATGGCTATCGGGCTTCTAAGGCGGCTCTAAATATGTTTCTTAAAACTACAGCGATCGAATATAGTCGTAGATGTCCTCAGACTATAGTAGTGGCATTACATCCAGGTACTACCGACACTAGACTATCTCAACCCTTCCAGAAAAACGTTCCTTCAGCTAAGCTATTCCCCGTAGAACATACGGTAAGTCTGTTATCTAAGGTAATCGCCGGTTTGGAAATAAAAGACAGTGGACAATTCTTTTCCTGGGATGGCACTCAATTGCCTTGGTGAATAGCTAATTTTTCTCTAATAAATTGTCAACTAGTTGAGGCGCTCGCTAAGTTTATCAAAAGAGTTTGCCTAACAGATGAGTATAATTGCCAGCCTCAAACTTATTTAGGTAATTGTCATTAGTTAATTCTTAAGATAAATAAACTAAGTTTATCTAAAAAAGCAGTATTGATTAATTATTTTAAATTTGATGCTCATAAATATTCAATCCTTATTGAGAATAAGCAACGAGGTTACGTTTTTTTGGGCTGCGATATATTTATTGAGAATGCTGTATCATTAATTATGAATACAATAGGTTATTTGTGTTCAATTTGGTGATTTTGACTAGACAAAATATTGCTCGAAGCACTATCATACTTAAATCGTAGAGAATTATACTGCTGGGCTTAAATGATAAAATTTACTTTACTTAATCTTAGCTTATTGACTAAGTATAATTGCTTATTCAACCAGCCTGGCAACAAATAGATCTTAAAAGTAATTTTAAAATTTTTACTCAGACTTTAGGCGCGATCGCATGGTAATTTTTGACGCAGATTAAACTTGCCTTCGCTCAAAAAACAGTAGAATCGGCAATATAAGAACAGGTAGCTTATTAGTATGTGCATCTAAATGTTAAAGACCTTAAAAAAAATATTAGGTGGGTTTGGAACACTTAACGGTGCAACTTATCCTTTTAAAGCCTCGATCACCTTTATTAAAAATCCCAGGTTAATTAAATATATTGCGATACCGATTCTAGTTAATATCGTAGTTGCGATCGCGCTTTATAGCGGGTTGTTGTACTTTGGTTGGCAGATTGTTGATGGAGTACAAGGAAATGTAACTGTGTGGTTAAACCAATTAATTACTAATCTGCCTCAATGGTTAGGATTTTTAACCTATCTTGTTTCAGGTTTAATTGTGATTGTGCGTTTCTTGTTAGTTGTAATTCTGCTGATTGCCACGGGATTTTTATTAACTCAATTTGGCGTGTTGCTGGGTGCGCCTTGGTATGGTCAACTGTCAGAACAATTAGAAAAGCACCGCACAGGGAAAGTTGAACTGATTGAATTAAATATAGTTAGCGATTTAAGCAGAGCGATTTTATACGAACTCAAAAAGCTAGTGTTAATTGCTTTAATCAGTATTCCCTTATTATTAATTAATTTCTTTCTAGGAATAGGAACAATTGTTTTTAGTGTGGGTTCACTTATCTTGACTACTACCATTGTCTGTTTAGACTTTTTCGATCCCTGTTTAGAAAGAAGACGTTTAACATTCCGCCAAAAGTTAGGTATAGTTTTCAAAAGTCTTCCTGCTAGCGGTAGTTTTGGCTTAGTATGTTTGGGACTAATTAGTATTCCCTTGCTAAATCTAATTACTATTCCTTTGTGTGTCGCCTCAGGAACATTATTTATTTGCGATCCCGAAGGGTACGCGGAGCGTAATCGCCAAATAAAACTCCTAGGACGTTCATCAAGTCTACCCGAAAGATAATCTGGCAATATTCATAAAAATACCCTACCAGAAGGCAGAGTATTAACATTCAATAAGTAAAAAGAAGTTACTTAAAGTATTGGTGCTGTAGAACTATTTGGCTGGGCTTTCGCCTTCAATATAAATAAACAAAAGCGCCATAGCAACGCCTGCGGCCACTAAGCCGACAAGAGGAACCATCGCAACAGGTAGCCAGGAAGCTGCATAATTGCCAATCATATTTAATTTTTCCTATTTTAAAATGAACGTTGACATCATGGATATTACTGTGAACCCCAACCCGATTAAGTTTAGTTATAAAGATTCTTAACAAAAAGCGAACTTAAACCAAGTTAAAGTGATGCTATTTAAGGGATACCTTAGATACAAAAATTAGGAGAAATTAAATTTTTATGAACGAATACAATGCGATTCAACCGCCAGGAGATCCTCAAATTGGCAATCTGGCAACGCCCCTTAACTCGTCGGATTTTAGTAAAAGCCTAATTCGTAACTTACCTGCCTATCGCGAAGGTTTGGCACCATTTCGCCGTGGCTTAGAAGTTGGTATGGCTCACGGGTATTTTTTATACGGACCTTTTTTGGTCTTAGGACCATTACGTGATACTCAAAGTGCCGATATTGGGGCTTTGCTCTCAGCCATTGGTCTAATAGCAATTGCAACTTTGTCTTTGTCTCTCTATGCTAGTGCTATGGGTGGCAAACCGACTGAAACGGTGACTACTGGCAGTGTACCTCAAGCTTTCTCTACTAAAGAAGGC
The sequence above is a segment of the Coleofasciculaceae cyanobacterium genome. Coding sequences within it:
- a CDS encoding EI24 domain-containing protein — its product is MLKTLKKILGGFGTLNGATYPFKASITFIKNPRLIKYIAIPILVNIVVAIALYSGLLYFGWQIVDGVQGNVTVWLNQLITNLPQWLGFLTYLVSGLIVIVRFLLVVILLIATGFLLTQFGVLLGAPWYGQLSEQLEKHRTGKVELIELNIVSDLSRAILYELKKLVLIALISIPLLLINFFLGIGTIVFSVGSLILTTTIVCLDFFDPCLERRRLTFRQKLGIVFKSLPASGSFGLVCLGLISIPLLNLITIPLCVASGTLFICDPEGYAERNRQIKLLGRSSSLPER
- the sbcC gene encoding exonuclease subunit SbcC translates to MIPLQLTLKNFLSYRDATLNFQGLHTACICGANGAGKSSLLEAITWVIWGKSRATTEDDVINGGANNLRVDFDFSCNNQIYRVIRSRTRGRSSSLEFQVETKAGNFRSITAKGLRATQDEIISCLKLDYDTFTNSAYLRQGRADEFMLRRPSERKQILADLLKLDRYEQLASQAKDTAKEYKGKIEQLKQNLEPLEIELAKRKEIAAELEHLQQELAKSKALQDCDRQKLQQFQAIEYQRQTWEKQLAFQQTQDQNLAQDCDRATKDINALQGQLASLNNLIKQETEITQGYNQLLAWQSLEKELSAKFATHQEAQQQRQQLEKQLAQHKNQLNLQINQIQTRLESIEQQEQEITKVLGKTQDVEAALIKLEKARQQLSELDRLQQYISPLIKQKNDLEREINREEAKLSARLEQLHHATQKLAEDIEKVPEKRNQLLTVDAQIGELDKKRVYQKRVEEKGTERKEFRFKLQENQRIYERQLHELKQKLEMLDNPEASCPLCDRPLDEHHRHQVVGKTQQQQKEIQEQIWVIREQLSTCDRELQLLRQEYQDISQEISPYDSLQQQFGQLEAQLEATEAVYDQLQVTQEERDNLELSLQNGHYAEELQTEIKRLAGELQTLNYDEQTHALVRGEVNSLRWAEIKQAKIEDAKKRQAKLDEQKPRLLKEIGDLQTGLEKLHINSPIQQQIDSLDRQIQELGYDRTTHHNLLTSLRQSQSWQLKHQELHKAQQEYPQTQAKLIELEQLLQTRLQDRQNSHEQLQEHLAQKETIADHRQEIQTIDRQIYQRRQQLDELISRSGRLQQSLTQIDNLKVQYQDTGKQLKEYEKQYRIYQELTQAFGKNGIQALTIENILPQLEAETNQILARLTGNQFHVQFLTQKASKGTSKKKTKLIDTLDIVIADAGGTRPYETYSGGEAFRINFSVRLALAKLLAQRSGTSLQMLIVDEGFGTQDAEGCNRLVGAINAIASDFACILAVTHMPQFREAFQTRIEVYKDEKGSSLQVSN
- a CDS encoding photosystem I reaction center subunit XI produces the protein MNEYNAIQPPGDPQIGNLATPLNSSDFSKSLIRNLPAYREGLAPFRRGLEVGMAHGYFLYGPFLVLGPLRDTQSADIGALLSAIGLIAIATLSLSLYASAMGGKPTETVTTGSVPQAFSTKEGWSEFGSGFFIGGAGGAFFAYFLLSTAYIGDFRALIPGF
- a CDS encoding photosystem I reaction center subunit VIII, whose amino-acid sequence is MIGNYAASWLPVAMVPLVGLVAAGVAMALLFIYIEGESPAK
- a CDS encoding SDR family NAD(P)-dependent oxidoreductase, with protein sequence MLAEINPANALIVGASQGIGLGFVRALLQQDNVKSIYATYRSQDTAGELFDLERQYSDRLKCLQVDITAESEIAAAIKQIQESVEQLHLAIYCVGVLHDRNLSPEKSLRQIDADKLIYSFQVNSIGAVLLAKHLMPLFNKRDRNILACISAKVGSIGDNRLGGWYGYRASKAALNMFLKTTAIEYSRRCPQTIVVALHPGTTDTRLSQPFQKNVPSAKLFPVEHTVSLLSKVIAGLEIKDSGQFFSWDGTQLPW